One Bacteroidales bacterium DNA window includes the following coding sequences:
- a CDS encoding protein BatD, giving the protein MKRCFFLFAFLLSAIITYSQSNLKMSVNPDSIKVGEWANLKWELSVPAGAKVIQTPNFPDSMPSGVEVIERKEVLKTTGNGKDIYNQQLIVSAYDSGFFTIPSIEAKIFDGTDSVNLFYDSLFLYCTTVPVDTSAVAKDVKDIIDVKEEASYKWLWYVLGAVLLAAIGLGVYFYIRKKRKKVSEEEDLVRINPTEYTLERLQKMLESRKWYSVLPKDFYTELVEILRKYLIHAHEIKAEEMLSSELLDAISRNNFSENSISLLKGILSISDMAKFAKYKPEIGQHEKSVVDAISFVKETQPVEKNIEKHEMD; this is encoded by the coding sequence ATGAAAAGATGTTTTTTTCTTTTTGCTTTCTTGCTTTCAGCAATAATTACTTATTCTCAAAGTAATTTGAAAATGTCTGTAAACCCCGACTCAATAAAAGTGGGTGAGTGGGCAAATTTGAAATGGGAATTGTCTGTTCCCGCTGGGGCAAAAGTTATTCAAACACCAAATTTCCCTGATTCTATGCCGTCAGGAGTGGAGGTAATTGAAAGAAAAGAAGTGCTGAAAACAACAGGCAATGGCAAGGATATATATAATCAGCAATTGATAGTTTCTGCTTATGACAGCGGATTTTTTACAATTCCTTCCATTGAAGCAAAAATATTTGATGGAACAGATTCTGTAAACCTATTTTACGATTCTTTGTTTTTGTATTGCACCACTGTTCCTGTGGATACATCAGCGGTAGCGAAAGATGTTAAAGACATTATTGACGTTAAGGAAGAAGCTTCTTATAAATGGCTTTGGTATGTTTTGGGAGCAGTTTTATTAGCAGCAATTGGGCTTGGAGTCTATTTTTACATAAGGAAAAAACGTAAAAAAGTATCAGAAGAAGAGGATTTGGTTCGCATAAATCCAACGGAATACACATTGGAAAGATTGCAAAAAATGCTGGAATCAAGGAAGTGGTATAGTGTTTTGCCAAAAGATTTTTACACTGAATTAGTAGAAATATTAAGAAAATATTTAATTCATGCACATGAAATTAAGGCTGAAGAAATGTTGTCTTCTGAGCTATTAGACGCTATTTCTAGAAATAATTTCAGCGAAAACTCTATTTCTTTGCTAAAAGGTATTTTGTCTATTTCGGATATGGCAAAATTCGCTAAATACAAGCCAGAGATTGGTCAGCATGAGAAGTCTGTTGTTGATGCAATAAGTTTTGTAAAAGAAACACAACCTGTAGAAAAAAATATTGAAAAACATGAAATGGATTAA
- a CDS encoding VWA domain-containing protein, whose translation MYKFEYINYIWWFLALLVPIGLFLLYFQKRRKFIKNTFSEKNIANTIPDFSMYKPLTKFIIVIFAAALIIIAIANPLAGKKVNKNVQSKGSDVQFVVDISNSMLCEDIKPNRLSKVKQIMLSMLDKFGSDRAGLVVFAGDAFIQLPITIDQMAVGMFVRNLSTDLISRQGTNVANALETALVSIDSSKAKHPAIVLISDGESFEDSPENVVSELQKRKIPVHTIAVGSQNGAPVPVYNASIRVGFKKDENGNAVISKPNEELLKSISVATKGVFVGTSDLASAAEIIMKELAKSEKEENRELVFNDYNTLYLWALIPALILLIIDFFLMEKRLKWQDIFRNFIERRRI comes from the coding sequence ATGTACAAATTTGAATATATAAATTATATTTGGTGGTTCCTTGCTCTTTTAGTTCCAATAGGGCTTTTTTTGCTGTATTTTCAAAAAAGGCGTAAGTTTATTAAAAATACATTTTCAGAAAAAAATATCGCAAATACAATTCCAGACTTTTCAATGTATAAGCCATTAACAAAGTTTATAATTGTAATTTTTGCTGCTGCCCTCATTATTATTGCAATTGCAAATCCACTTGCAGGAAAAAAAGTAAATAAAAATGTTCAGTCGAAGGGAAGTGATGTGCAATTTGTTGTAGATATAAGCAATTCCATGCTTTGCGAAGACATAAAGCCAAATAGACTTAGCAAGGTTAAGCAAATAATGTTGAGCATGCTTGACAAATTTGGCTCAGATAGAGCAGGATTGGTTGTGTTTGCTGGAGATGCTTTTATTCAGCTTCCAATTACTATTGACCAAATGGCTGTAGGAATGTTTGTTAGAAATTTAAGTACAGACCTAATAAGCAGACAAGGTACAAATGTTGCTAATGCTTTGGAAACAGCTTTGGTAAGCATTGATAGCAGCAAAGCCAAACATCCAGCTATTGTGCTGATAAGTGATGGAGAGTCTTTTGAAGATAGTCCTGAAAATGTTGTGTCTGAATTGCAAAAAAGAAAAATTCCTGTTCATACTATTGCTGTTGGCTCTCAAAACGGAGCTCCTGTGCCAGTTTACAATGCTTCTATAAGAGTAGGATTTAAAAAAGATGAAAATGGCAATGCTGTAATATCAAAGCCTAATGAAGAATTGCTGAAATCAATTTCTGTAGCTACAAAAGGAGTGTTTGTGGGTACTTCAGATTTGGCTTCTGCTGCTGAAATAATCATGAAAGAGTTGGCAAAATCGGAAAAAGAAGAAAACAGAGAACTTGTTTTTAATGATTATAATACTTTGTATCTTTGGGCTTTAATTCCCGCACTAATTTTGTTGATAATAGATTTTTTCTTGATGGAAAAACGATTGAAATGGCAAGATATATTCCGTAATTTCATTGAAAGGAGAAGAATATAA
- a CDS encoding tetratricopeptide repeat protein encodes MKNFVAYFLLSLFAVSALAQSSQMNVFKGNKAYRNEKYENASELYRQAIEKKSDYDFIARYNLGNSLYKSGDFEGARNSYAELIDDTLNNNIKSRLYHNIGNTFLKEKKYQESVGAYKNALKYNPNDEDTRYNLSYALQMLKQQQQQQQQNQQNQQNQDKNQDKNQQNQDKNKDNKQDDKKDDKQNKDNKQDQQKNDQQNQQNQINPSQAEQMLKALQNKEKQTQREINAKPVKKGQGAGETYKDW; translated from the coding sequence ATGAAAAATTTTGTTGCATATTTTTTACTTTCCTTATTTGCTGTATCTGCTTTAGCTCAAAGCTCACAAATGAATGTGTTCAAGGGAAATAAGGCTTATAGAAATGAAAAATATGAAAATGCCTCGGAATTGTATAGACAAGCGATTGAAAAAAAATCAGACTACGACTTCATTGCGAGATATAATCTAGGAAATAGCTTATATAAAAGTGGTGATTTTGAAGGAGCTAGAAATTCGTATGCAGAATTGATAGACGACACTTTGAATAACAATATTAAAAGCCGCTTGTATCATAATATAGGAAACACTTTTTTGAAAGAAAAAAAATATCAAGAAAGTGTTGGAGCTTACAAAAATGCTTTGAAATATAATCCCAATGATGAAGATACGAGGTATAATTTGTCCTATGCTTTACAAATGCTAAAACAGCAACAACAGCAGCAACAGCAAAACCAGCAGAATCAACAAAACCAAGATAAAAATCAGGATAAAAACCAGCAAAATCAGGATAAAAACAAAGATAACAAGCAGGATGACAAAAAAGATGATAAGCAAAACAAAGACAACAAGCAAGATCAGCAAAAGAATGACCAGCAAAACCAGCAAAATCAAATAAATCCTTCGCAGGCTGAGCAGATGCTTAAGGCTTTACAAAATAAGGAAAAACAAACTCAAAGAGAAATTAACGCAAAACCTGTTAAAAAGGGTCAGGGAGCAGGAGAGACATATAAAGATTGGTAA
- a CDS encoding VWA domain-containing protein, with protein sequence MKWINDLSFAYPWAFLLLAVVPLMIWWYVRNFNHSRHAVNMPSLKALSNVPKSLRERLYHILPALRILAIIFIIIAIARPQSYSYHDDYNIEGIDIMLVNDVSGSMLARDLKPDRLVAAKKVANDFIDKRPNDRIGLVAFSGAAFTQCPLTADHAVLKRMLLQIEYGIVRDGTAIGDAVGIAVDRLRFSTSTSKVIILLTDGVNNSGFIDPLNAASIAKLYGIRLYTIGVGSKGKAPYPVQGPLGVTYSYVDVNLDEAMLQEMANVTGGKYFRAVDNKSLEKIYEDIDKMEKTRIKVARMSNKNDVFIFPLFAALLFLGLELLLKYTVLRIKP encoded by the coding sequence ATGAAATGGATTAATGATTTATCTTTTGCATACCCTTGGGCTTTTTTGTTGTTAGCTGTTGTTCCGCTAATGATTTGGTGGTATGTGCGAAATTTCAATCATTCTCGCCATGCTGTTAACATGCCTTCTTTAAAGGCTTTGTCGAATGTTCCGAAATCCTTGCGTGAACGCTTATATCATATTTTGCCTGCTTTACGTATTCTTGCGATTATTTTTATAATCATTGCTATTGCAAGACCGCAATCATATTCGTATCACGATGATTATAATATCGAAGGGATTGATATTATGCTGGTAAATGACGTTTCTGGTTCCATGCTTGCAAGAGATTTAAAGCCAGACAGATTAGTCGCTGCAAAAAAAGTAGCAAATGATTTTATTGATAAACGTCCAAATGATAGAATAGGACTTGTTGCTTTTAGCGGTGCTGCGTTCACACAATGTCCGTTAACAGCAGACCATGCGGTTTTAAAGCGTATGCTTTTGCAAATAGAATATGGAATTGTCAGAGATGGAACCGCAATAGGCGATGCTGTTGGTATTGCAGTTGATAGGCTTAGATTCAGCACTTCAACAAGCAAAGTAATTATTTTGCTTACAGATGGAGTGAACAATAGTGGTTTTATAGATCCGCTGAATGCCGCATCAATAGCTAAACTTTATGGAATAAGACTTTATACAATCGGTGTTGGCTCTAAAGGAAAAGCTCCATATCCAGTTCAAGGTCCGCTTGGCGTAACGTATTCCTATGTTGACGTGAATTTAGATGAGGCTATGTTGCAAGAAATGGCTAATGTAACAGGTGGAAAATATTTTAGAGCCGTTGATAACAAGTCTTTGGAAAAGATCTATGAAGACATTGATAAAATGGAAAAAACTCGCATAAAAGTTGCAAGAATGTCTAATAAAAATGATGTTTTTATTTTCCCTCTTTTTGCTGCTCTGCTTTTTCTAGGATTAGAACTATTACTAAAATATACTGTTTTAAGAATTAAGCCGTAA
- a CDS encoding protein BatD yields the protein MKTFFYIILFLFSVNLFSQVQFTATSDYSSVPMSKPIKVTYALSGGNAEEFSRPNFSGFRVVGQSTYSGGGGMQIVVNGQVIKNDPGESKWIFTLMPQNTGKITIGPAKVRVSGKYYNSNSLTINVTSGGSTVTAPNQQGSKTQTPNTAVNTGGKEIFISAVPSKRTLWLGEQFIVSYKIYTSINLLQYGTEKTPSMDGFWIEELTDDGKKPQINEEIIDGKRYLVVEVRRVALIPQKTGTLTIPPLELEAVVQIRSKQNFNPFSFFDQFFQDPFSNSNIDPFAGFGMKTEKRTVSGNALTVNVKPLPENGKPESFRGAVGSFNVNSSIDRNKCYTGDGIIYKLNVSGTGNLPLIEHVEPGIPESFEWFDPDINDDFSKSANGISGSRSFEFLIQPTVPGDFKIKPVEFSFFNPQSGVYETVNLPEYDIKVLRGSGSNISAEKQLGQDIMHIHEAKIDLRKNAFGFSLLYWLLLLAILLAFVFLLYFYRGKIRLKANVSEYKMRMAMKQAKKRLKNAKIALDRNENEKYYSELSAAMWRYITDKFNIPISDLSLSNTYDVLLKNNVPDETAKEFAYILNECEFARFSSAKGRIEKTDLYNKATELIIKVQTYSKK from the coding sequence ATGAAAACATTTTTTTATATAATTTTATTTTTATTTTCGGTGAATTTGTTTTCGCAAGTGCAATTTACAGCCACTAGCGATTATTCTTCTGTTCCAATGTCAAAGCCGATAAAGGTTACTTATGCTTTGTCAGGCGGAAATGCTGAGGAGTTTTCTCGCCCAAATTTTAGCGGTTTTAGAGTTGTGGGGCAGTCAACTTATTCGGGCGGTGGAGGAATGCAAATAGTTGTAAATGGGCAAGTTATCAAGAACGACCCCGGCGAATCTAAGTGGATATTTACATTAATGCCTCAAAACACTGGAAAAATCACTATTGGTCCTGCAAAAGTGCGTGTAAGTGGAAAATATTACAATTCAAACAGCTTAACAATAAACGTTACAAGTGGCGGCAGTACTGTAACAGCTCCAAATCAACAAGGAAGTAAAACACAAACTCCGAATACTGCTGTAAATACTGGAGGTAAAGAAATTTTTATTTCTGCTGTGCCTTCAAAAAGGACATTGTGGCTTGGTGAACAATTTATTGTGTCTTATAAAATATATACGAGCATAAATCTTTTGCAGTATGGCACTGAAAAAACGCCGTCTATGGATGGCTTTTGGATTGAAGAACTTACAGATGACGGTAAAAAACCACAAATTAATGAAGAAATAATTGATGGCAAGCGATATTTAGTTGTTGAAGTAAGGCGAGTAGCACTTATTCCTCAAAAAACTGGAACCCTCACTATTCCTCCTTTAGAATTAGAGGCAGTTGTTCAGATAAGATCAAAGCAAAATTTCAATCCATTTTCATTTTTTGACCAATTTTTTCAAGACCCGTTTTCAAATTCAAATATTGACCCATTTGCGGGATTTGGAATGAAAACAGAAAAAAGAACAGTATCTGGCAATGCTCTTACAGTTAATGTAAAACCTTTGCCTGAAAATGGGAAACCGGAATCGTTTCGCGGTGCAGTTGGCTCCTTTAACGTGAACTCAAGCATTGATAGAAATAAATGCTATACTGGCGATGGAATTATTTACAAATTGAATGTAAGTGGAACAGGTAATTTGCCATTAATTGAACACGTGGAGCCGGGAATACCAGAGAGTTTTGAATGGTTCGACCCCGATATAAATGATGATTTCTCAAAATCAGCAAATGGAATAAGTGGCTCTCGAAGTTTTGAATTTCTTATTCAGCCGACTGTGCCCGGGGATTTTAAAATAAAGCCGGTGGAATTTTCATTTTTCAACCCGCAATCAGGTGTTTATGAAACAGTAAATCTGCCCGAATACGATATTAAAGTGCTAAGAGGCTCTGGGTCGAATATTTCTGCCGAAAAGCAATTAGGGCAGGATATTATGCACATTCACGAAGCAAAAATTGATTTGCGTAAAAATGCTTTTGGATTTTCTTTGTTGTATTGGCTTCTTCTTTTGGCTATATTATTAGCGTTTGTGTTTCTATTATATTTCTATAGAGGAAAAATTCGCTTAAAAGCAAATGTGTCGGAATATAAAATGCGAATGGCTATGAAACAAGCTAAAAAACGCTTGAAAAATGCAAAAATAGCCTTGGATAGAAATGAAAATGAAAAATATTATTCCGAATTATCAGCAGCAATGTGGCGTTATATTACAGATAAATTTAATATTCCAATTTCAGACCTCAGCTTGTCAAATACATACGACGTGTTGTTGAAAAACAATGTGCCAGATGAAACAGCTAAGGAATTTGCTTATATCCTAAATGAATGCGAATTTGCTAGGTTTTCGTCTGCAAAAGGAAGAATTGAAAAAACCGACCTTTATAACAAAGCAACAGAATTGATAATTAAAGTTCAAACTTATTCGAAAAAATGA